The genomic window AGGCCATGATGGACTGGCTTCAGGAACAAATAAGGGAAAGATGGAAATCAGTGGTAACCCTGAGCCTTCACCATGAGCAGGgtatttcttgtttcttcttttcctggTGGGGTGCAGTGACCTCTAGCAATGCTGGAAAATGAACCTGGCCTGGCATCGTGCAAGTCAGTGTTTTGtctgctgtgccatctctggccccacacttcTTGGGTTTAACTAACTCTGTGACGGAGACCAACCCCCATTTTACAGCTAATCAGTGTGGTGATCAGGATAAGGGAGCCAAGGAGACTTGACCCCAAAACCCACTTTGCTCTTCCTCGAAGAAAATCAAATGGCCCCCTTTAAGCTGTTTTCTCATTTATGAAAGCCATCCTAAGATTATGACGAGACTGAACCGGGAACAGCACAAACGTGGCCCTCAGCATGGGGACGGGGACAGAGCAGTGTAACCTGCTGCGTATTCCCCGAGGAGCCACCCTGGGCCTCACCTTCCTCTTGTTGAGCTCCAGGGCCTGGCTGCGCAGGGTCAGCTCCTTCTCCACCCCGCCGAGGCTGCCCTGCAAGGCCCGCTCTTTCTCCTCCAGCTTCTGCACAGTCAGCAGCTGGGCATCCACCTGAGGACAGGGCGGGACTCAGTGCAGGGgtggctctgcccctccccagctcACCCCTGCGAGCCCACAGCGGCCGTACCTGGGACTTGAGGCCCAGAACCTGCTCTCCCAGCTCGTCCTTCTCCTCGCGCAACAGCTTGTGGATCTGGTTGGCCTTGATCCTCTCCGACATCAGCTTGAAGTTGGCATCATCCTTCTCCCGCAACTGCTGCAGGAGCCGCCCGTTCTGCTCCTGCATGTCCTCAAAAGCCTGCCCGGTCACGTCCATCTCCGAGAGCAGAGCCTCTTCCTCCTGCAGCAGGTGTGCAGAGACGGGCACTGTGGTCAGGGAACGGGCTGACcctgggggggtggcgggggcaaACATGGCTGAGCCACAGGTGGGCCCTGGACCACTGGCCGGAAGCGCCCAGAGGGAACTGCAGGGACCCCTCACTTGGAAGGAAGGGGATGGAAGGGGGCCGGCACCTGCTTGGTGGCCCCCAGCTTCCGCTGCAGGTGTTCGATCTGCTCCTCCGCCTGCCGGATGCGCCGCAGGGCGTCCTCGTCGGCGATCTTCTTGCTCTCCCTTCGATCCCTCTCCTCCAGCTCCCGGATGCGGCCCCGCAGTTCATCCACCTGCGGCAGTGGTGAAGCTCCCCGTCACTGCTCCCGGCCGCCTGGGGGCTAACCTCTGAGGCAACCTCTGCCCCTGGGCCCTACCTGGCCTCACCTCAGCCTTGGCCTTGCGTTCAGCCGCCATGAGCTGCACCTTGTCCCGCTGCTCTTTGGGCGCTGACTTGTACATGTCTAGCAGCAGTTTCATCTCCTTCTGGCTTTCCTGGGCCTTCCTGGGGGCAGGCACAGAGGAGGGCGTGGTGAGCGGAGCTGGGGGAGGCCTGGCAGGGGCGGGAAGACGGGACTCGGGTCTCACTTGAGCTCTGCTCGGAGGCCCTTGAGGAGTTCCGACTCCTTCCTCTTGGCCTCCTCCATCTTGGCCTTCTCCCGATCAGCTCGTGACAGGGCTGGCACTGCTGGCGGGGCTCCCAGGCTGGGCCCTTCCCGCTCCCGAAGCTCCCGCTTGGGCCTGGCCTCAGGTTCTCGGGGCCGTGAGGAGGGTCCCTGGGGGCCAGGGGTGACGGCCTGGGGGTCTTCCTCAGGAGGAGGCAGCTCCTCCTTCTTCACAGATGAGGTAGCAGTGGCAACAGGAGGCATGGCCGCCAACTCCTTCCTGTTGTCGGTGGCACCCACTGGGCTTGGCCCACCCTCTTCTTTCCCTGGAGTTGGggtactgagtgcagagtcatctGGGGGGACCACATTGGGGACGGAGTGGGCTGAGCCGCTGGCCTGGGCCCGGAGctgcaaagacagagagagaacagggctgGGTGAGGCGGTGTCACTGGAGTCCAGTGAAGGCCTTCCCGAGCAGCCCTTTCTCACTTTGCCGATCTCAGCCTGGACTTCCCGAAGCTTCCGCTTGTAGCGCTGGGCGTCCCCCTTCAGCTGATGGTTGTGGTTTTGGAGACTACTGATCAGGTGACGCATCTCCCGGTTGATGGGCCCTGGGGAGGACCGGGAATTAGGGGGCTGGCCGGCCTCTAGCTTGGCCCGACCCTTCAGCGGGGAAAGAGAACAATCAGAGCCTTCTCTGACtacagagggaaactgaggcttgaaaGCAATTCACTTAAAAGAAACTTGACTGTCATTTCTGTTACCGTAGATTTCTTAAGTATTTCTCAGCTGCCTCCAACGCACATAATTAACATACACACAAGTTAAGTCTCCTTCtgctagtacagtgggaagggcgcttgccttgcatgcagacggacccaggtatgatccttattcctttggtcccctgaaccccaagccaggaaaaagccctgagcaccactgggtgtggcccaaaatccaaaacataaAAGTCATTTAAACTAGCTCCTGGCTCCTAATCCAATATCACAACATCCTTTCTCCTAATCCTATTTTCCTTCCCTGCTTTACTGGTCTGTTGGTGTTTCAAACTTCTGCACGCTCCTCTACCTCCTCTACTCCTACTTCCTACTTCGCTCTGCCAGTCAAGGTTGTGCTCATTCACCAGTTTAATCCCAAAGCACAAGGCAGGGCCTGcttgcggggagggggtggggagctctTGTGAAGTATCTCAGAGACCCTAGGATGCCAGAGAACCCCAGGTGGGGGCGACACCCGGCTGACCGGGCTGAGCCTGCATTTGCTGCCACAACAGGCAGTGACCATTGTGTGTCTCTGAGCTGGGTTCTGAGGTCCCGTTCTCGACAGGGCAATGAGGCACCAGGACCTCTCAATCTGACAAGTGACCATCCCACTCAGCGCCCGGCAGTCCCAGGTAAGGCCCAGCTTCGGCCCTTCTTCAGACATACCTGCCTGCTCATTGGCTGCCAGGTTCTGTTCAAACTCGATGCGCAGCATCTCATACTCCTTGCGTACCTGGGCCAGTGTATCCTCCAGCTGGATAACCTCCGTGCGCAGCTTCTTCTGTAGCCCCAGCTCATCGCTCTGCGGGGTGACGCATTAAGGGCTCATGCCGCACGCCCCAattcctcctcctgtcccccagggAGGCTCAGGGACTAGGGAAGACTAGCCCCAAGGGATCCTGGCAGGCAAGCAGGGCCTCTGAAGCCACCACCCAGTCCCAGGTCACACCTCCATGTGCTCGATGTGCCGCAGGTGGGAATTCTTGGTGGCCAGCAGCAGCCCCCGGGCCTCGTCCAGCTGGGTCTTCACTTGCAGAGACTCGTTGTAGAGAAGCGAGAACTGGGCCTGCAGCATGCGGTACTCCCCCGTCTCCCGAACCACCTCCTCGGGAAGGCTCCGAAGGGCCACCTGGTGACGCCCAAATGTGATCAGCAATCTGGGGACCAGGCTTTGTTAGCAGgagccctgtccctgtccccagcaccacctcattccccaagcactgtgggaGTGGCACTACCCACCCCGGCcaaccagaaagcaaaacaaagcaccCCCCTAAAGAGATCAGCAAGAGGACACAGGGCTGAAGCTGAAACTGGTGGGACAGACTCAGGCCCTCCCAGCCCACCTTGAGACGCTCATTAGTCCGCACAGCGCCCTGGAGCTCGGCCTGCAACTTCTCCAGCTCCGCCATGCGGCTGTTGGCCAATTCCTGGTTTTCTTCCAACTCTGCATTCAGCATCTCAAACTATGGAGTGGGAAAGGTCATGGGAGACAGGGACAGGAGAGGACACATGCTCCCTCACACCTTCCGAGTTATGATTTACTCCACCCAGTTTCTCCACATAGGACAACAATGAGGGCAGGGACGGGGCTCTGGcgagggcacctgccttacaggTGTGAGTCCCTGAGGTCTGATCTCCGGCATTACCAAAAtaactcctccccccacccaacccccagaAAGGGCCCTCTGGAGGAGAGTCAGATGACAGGGTGCTTCCCCTGCAAGCAGGCAACCTTGGTGTCCCGTATagtctccaagcctgccagggatgatccctaagggcagagccaggagtcagcccccaaaccaaaacaaaccaaaaccaaaaccccacaGGACAATGAATTCTCGAGTCCCACCCAGCACTCTCCTGGTTCCTGGGTAAGTGGGAGAAAATTCAACTCTGCACACTCAATACTGGAACCAGGGCTGGTGACTGAGAAGGCGGTGGGGGCCCGTGGTGGAAGCCTTGGTAGCAGGCTGAAGCATCGCGGCTTTGTGTGGAGGCTTTGCCTCCATGGCTGGGGACACCTGTCTCAGTCCTCACGACTTGCCAGGCTCCCATCCCTGTGGCTCACTTGTGTCATGGGGGCACAGCATCAATGACATGCAGTGACCAAGAAATGAGAGAACAAACGCGGAACGAGCAACAAGGTATGATGAGAGGCACCCTATGGTGAGGCCCGCCTGCACCCGGCTGAGATGCCAACCAAAGCCAACACAGCTCCACCACTGCCTCCCACACTTTCCCTTGTGGCATCATCCACCGATAGACACGTTTACTCATATCTTCCCTGTTTCCTCGGCCAGAACTCTCATGGAAATTCTCATTTTTACCCACTTTGTCCCCCAAATCTGCTTCTTAGCACAGTGCTTAGGACTTGGTAGTGTCCAACAGTGACCGATTATATGGACAGAGCAGCACAGCTGACAGTGAAGAGTCTCGAGTATGTCCTTTAATTGGAAGGGAATCTCCAAGGAATAAAGGCGGGGCGGGAAGCAGGGGCCTCCTTACCTTCTGCATGCTGAGTGTGATCTGGCCTCCCTGGAAGCCCGAGGAGCTCCCAGACACATAGTAGCCGGAGTTGAGCTGTGGAGAAAATGTATATAGGACGACATGGAGGAGTGAAGGCAGAACTCGAGTCAGGCTCCACCTGACCTCGCACCCTGCCCACCTGCTCCAAGGCTTCTGCCAGGTGCTTATTGAGCTTCTGCTCACGCTTGCGCAGCTTCTCGATGTCCCACTGCAGGTCCTCTACCGTGGTctccatctccagcaccttcGTTTCGGATGACGTTACCTTGTCCTGGAGCTCCGAGTACTAGGCACAATCAAAGGGGCAGACACTCAGACGAGGGACCTTTTCCTGCCCCATTTATCTCAGGTGGGTTGGGGGGCTTAGGGCTCCAAGCTactgtgatccctggcagtgcctgggggaccctttGCCATGCCAGGGATCTGACCAGAATCAGTCACCCACAATACaaatgccttacttcctgtacctTCGCCAGGTCCCTATCCTGCTACTATTCTCATCCCTTGAAATAGGAGCTCATACCTCCAATGAGATGCGGTGGTGCTTCTCCTGTAGCTGGGTGGCCAGGTCCTGCAGTCGTCGGTTCTCTCGGCCCAGCTCACGGGTGCGTGTCCGAGCCCCCTCACCAGGAGGTTCGTTGTCCCCTGGGAATGGTGTAGGTTAAGTTACCCTCAGAGCAATGGGACAAAGCAGGAATGACCCAGGAAGTAACTGCGTACCCAGCAGGACCCactagctctctgctcagtttCCCAGGACAAAGGCGGGAGTCCTGATCCTTCATACAAAGAAGGAAAACAGCTGGGAGGAAAGCCACGTGTCCAGAGTGCGCGGCTTAGACTGACAGAATTAAGGCTAAGAGAAGCCTGTCAGTCAGCAGGAAGACCCGAGCACTGCTGCTGTGCCccaaagaagagcagcagttgcCACTGACATTTGTGCCAAGTGCTTCGACGTGGTCACCAGCAAAAAGATGGTGGGTCCATCTGGACCACACCAACAACTTCTTCCACTCATCGCTCTGGGAAACTTCAGGAATCACAGAGCCCACCTCAACTTAACCCTTTTCCTGAGAATGTGGCTGACATACTGGGGGTCCTGGGCTGACCAGACCAGCAAAGTGGCAAATGGAAATGGGCCTCTCCGGGGACGGAATGAAGAACTAACCTCGGCTGTACACTCGCTGACACAGTTCCTCCACCCGGCGCTGCAGGCAGTCTGAGGCCTCTACGACACGGGACACCGCTGCCTTGGAGAACTCCATGCGGCCCTGCAGCTGCAGCTCTACCTCCTCGCTACTGCTGGCACCCAAGGCCACCACGAAAGCCAATGCTGGCTCACTGAGTGGGGGCCGCAGCTGCACAGGcaggggatctgggaggaagggACAGAGTCTCATAAGAGCAAAAGCAACGGTGCCCACAACTGCTCCAGACAGGATCCTTCAACACTAACGGATCTGCTCCATCTACACCACGGCTGCTATTATCcctattttgaaaaagaaacatcTGAGGGGAGGGGTTAATTTCCTCATGGCCACAGAGGTGCCAGAATAAAGCCTCCTATAAGTTGTATCTGCCTTCCTATTTAAACTGCATTTCCTCTCAAGGATTCCCTACATTTTTGGGGGGCAGCGTCAGAGGGAAAAGCCACAATCTCGCATATGCAAGACCAGTGTTCTATTGCTGAGCCGCATACCTCCCTTGCCAACCCCCAAACCCGGAGAGGATAATCATTTCCTTCCTGATGGCAGAATTTCTTTTGACTTCTCTTTTACTTGAAGGGCAGACCAGTGCCAGGTACATAATCAACAATATGAGTACTTTCCAAAATCGAGACAAGTGTTAAAACATGAATTACACTACACACACAGCCACTCGAATTCCAAAACCTGAGTTCTTCCTCCACTACCCAAACACAAAAGGAACTCTGGTCCTACCCCGCAATTCCGACGTCCCTGGCTCTGGGAGAGGAGTTTCATCATGCATTGGCCCCTCCTGTGTTCCAGGCACCTCTGTCCCTGAAGACAGCTCTCCCTGGTTCTCATGGTGTCGGAGAAGGGTTTCCACAGTTTCATCTAGCTGAAGAGAAAAAGCATCAACAATGTTACTGATTCCTCAGTGCCTTCCCCCAGGTCTTTCCCAGCAGAGTAATCTGAGGACCGGCAGCTGGGTGCAGGCTGGCAGCAGGAAAGCAGAGGTCTCCACCTGGGCCCAGTAGCGATTGACAATGAGGAGTGTGGCGTCATCGGTCGCCTGCCGCTTCTCCAGCTTCTCAATTCGTTCTCGGAGCTCATCTTCACAAGCTTGTCGCTGCTCCAAGCGCTCTGCGAGTTTCTTGTTCTTGAATTGCAGAACTTTTAAGTCCATCTCCTCCTACCAAGGAACAAAAGGAGGCCAGGGAAAGGGTCAAAGGCGACCCTCCAAAAATCAATCACAGgagctgaagtgacagtacagtaagACGCCTGCCCTGCAGCTGCTGTCtgaggtttaatcccaggcaccccatatgatcccctgggcatggccagggaTGATTCTTGTGTAAGTCCTGAACAATAccggtgtggcccctcaaacccaatcaaactaaataaaaaaacaaccaatCACAGAGGAGAGCGAGTGGAATGTATGGGAAAGGGGAGTTTCCCTAGGCTAACTGCTGACACgatttggttttggtccacaccagcTGTGTCCAGGTGCTCCGTGGTCAGGGGTCACCCTTGACAGTACTCTGGGGaacaaatgcagtgccagggattgaactgaggtcggctgcatgcaatgtaAGCGctgtaacccctgtactatctctccggtccgaTAACACGATTTAATGAAGCCCCAACCCCCCGCAGAGGCAGCCACTTGGCTGTGACAGGGTCACGGTCCgtttctgcctcctcctcttGGTCTTTGACAAGCCACACGCGCTCTGGGAACCTGTATCCCTATCTGTAAGGGGAAGTCAGGCGTGGTCTCGGCTTCTTTCAACACAGTGTGCTGTAAAGTGGATCCCGATAAGCTGGGCGCAGGGAATAAGGCTGTGGACGACTTGAGCGGACAACAGTGATGGGAGCCTGGCAAACGCGGGTGCTTCGGGAGCCCACGAACCGTGGAGGAGATGCCTCCGAGACGAATGGGTTCTATAAGGGTGGTTGTGGTCTTCTCCTCGCGGCTCAGCTTCTCTGGGGGACCCGAGCCCCCATCGCCGGCGGCGCGTTTGTTGCTGAACCCAGACATGGCCGAAGCGGACAGAAACTGTGCAGGGTCTCCTGAGACGTCaggaaggcggcggcggcggcacttCCGTCACCTGCAGAAGACAGaaagcagaaatgaagagcaggcgGTGCTCCGTGGCCCCAAAGCGCCACCGCACCACCCTGCAGGGTCTCGCCCGCATCAGCCCTGGGACCCTCACCCGCGGCAGAGTCAGCCCAGCGCCGCCATCTTGGGCCCCACCGGACGTCACCGGCCCGCGGTGCAACGCGCAGGCGCCAGGGACGGAGCCGGAAGTGGCGAAACCCCTGCATTTCCTGTTTCGATTGGTTGCGCTTTGTCCCGCCTCTGAAGTTCCGTCTGGCTTTTTCTTCATGTGCCCCCTTTCCCCTCCGTGATTGGCCAGAAGGCAGTTCCCATGGTAACCCAGCTACACTTTCCAGCCTTGCTGACGCCGCCCGCTTCCTGCTCGCAACTTGGAAGCgagggacgggagggaggggCCTGCTGCCGGTTACGCATGCGCGTTTCCCCCTCTCTGATTGGCAGCTGCCCTCTGCTTCCCTTCCGCGTACGCCCCCTTAGCAACGCTCACCGTTGAGACCCACTGGCCTGCCACAAACTGGCCGTCGCTGCCCGGAGAACCGACGGTCTCCAGAGTGGTGGAACCGAGCCTTTTGGTCACCCGCGACAGATAGGCGAGACGACATGATCCGTCAGAAGTCCAGGCAGTCCTTGGGACTTAGAACGCGGTCCGAGTCTGAACAGCCCTCCGAGCTGCTGCGGGAACCTGCCAGTTGCCCCAGCTCGGCCGAGTTGCGCAGGCGGACGGGGACTTGCGTGAAGACAGAATCGGAGACCCTGTCTTCGGCGGCAGCAGACGACGATCCCGCCGCCAGCTTGTTTCCGGTGAGGGCGCATCCACAGTCTCCGATTACTAACGTTCAAAAGGTTGCCCTGGCCGCCTCAGTGAAAAGGCTGTTTGCtcatgaatagcactgtagcgaTTGCCGGAGCCTAGCCCGCTAGCTTTGCGCGGGCTTTCTGGACTCGAGAGGGCAAGCTGGCGCGTCCGGGCGGGGAGCAGCACAGCTCAGCCTTCCCCGGTCTGCTTTCTCTCCGCAGCCACCCTTACCCCAGCCCCGGATCTGCATGTGGTGAGTGTGAAGAACCTTGGGGAAAAGATAACGCTTCCCACTTGCGTTACTTTAGTACCGAGtagccagcccccctccccacaccaccaccGTTTTACAGAAGAGGAGACTGGGGCCGAGATGCGATATCCAGATGCCCGGGAGGCAGCTTTCCTCCCTCCCTAGTTGAGCAGTAGGTCACGGTCACGGGAAGGGAGCCGGAGGCTGAGGGTGTAAGTGGAATGCCCGTTTCTATGGACACCATCTGAACACGAAGGCTCGCTGGGCTGGGGAATTAAGAACAGGGCCTGGTTTGTGCCCAAGTTTCGTCCCTGGCACTAGATCATGCCCCTGCCCacctctcccagcactgctggctgtagccCTGGTGTTTCCATAGCACTTGGAGCAAGCCCCTGACAGGCCTATACCTCAGGGGCAAGAATCGCTGGTGGGCCTCTGTGTTTTAAAATGCCCCTTGTTAGGGACTGCAAGGGATAGGCAGAGTGGAAAGAGCTCATTCCCTAACTTTAGGCTCTGTAAATGCAGAGCGCTAGAGGCATTCACCCAGACCAGTGGAGAAAGAGACCGAGAGGGGAAGGCGCTTGCTTCAGGCCACAGAGCCAGTTAGTGGGAGGGTCAGAACTCAAACTCCATCTCCTGGCTTCCAGCCCAATGTTATCCGTCATCATCTTATGGCACTGAGCCATACTGCCCACtcacatctctctttttttc from Sorex araneus isolate mSorAra2 chromosome 4, mSorAra2.pri, whole genome shotgun sequence includes these protein-coding regions:
- the RNF40 gene encoding E3 ubiquitin-protein ligase BRE1B, whose translation is MSGFSNKRAAGDGGSGPPEKLSREEKTTTTLIEPIRLGGISSTEEMDLKVLQFKNKKLAERLEQRQACEDELRERIEKLEKRQATDDATLLIVNRYWAQLDETVETLLRHHENQGELSSGTEVPGTQEGPMHDETPLPEPGTSELRDPLPVQLRPPLSEPALAFVVALGASSSEEVELQLQGRMEFSKAAVSRVVEASDCLQRRVEELCQRVYSRGDNEPPGEGARTRTRELGRENRRLQDLATQLQEKHHRISLEYSELQDKVTSSETKVLEMETTVEDLQWDIEKLRKREQKLNKHLAEALEQLNSGYYVSGSSSGFQGGQITLSMQKFEMLNAELEENQELANSRMAELEKLQAELQGAVRTNERLKVALRSLPEEVVRETGEYRMLQAQFSLLYNESLQVKTQLDEARGLLLATKNSHLRHIEHMESDELGLQKKLRTEVIQLEDTLAQVRKEYEMLRIEFEQNLAANEQAGPINREMRHLISSLQNHNHQLKGDAQRYKRKLREVQAEIGKLRAQASGSAHSVPNVVPPDDSALSTPTPGKEEGGPSPVGATDNRKELAAMPPVATATSSVKKEELPPPEEDPQAVTPGPQGPSSRPREPEARPKRELREREGPSLGAPPAVPALSRADREKAKMEEAKRKESELLKGLRAELKKAQESQKEMKLLLDMYKSAPKEQRDKVQLMAAERKAKAEVDELRGRIRELEERDRRESKKIADEDALRRIRQAEEQIEHLQRKLGATKQEEEALLSEMDVTGQAFEDMQEQNGRLLQQLREKDDANFKLMSERIKANQIHKLLREEKDELGEQVLGLKSQVDAQLLTVQKLEEKERALQGSLGGVEKELTLRSQALELNKRKAVEAAQLAEDLKVQLEHVQTRLREIQPCLAESRAAREKESFNLKRAQEDISRLRRKLEKQRKVEVYADADEILQEEIKEYKARLTCPCCNTRKKDAVLTKCFHVFCFECVRGRYEARQRKCPKCNAAFGAHDFHRVYIS